In the genome of Zobellia nedashkovskayae, the window GCCTTGGAAATCTTCCCAAATGTTGAGCTTGCCGATGATGGTAAGTTTTTTGAGTTTTAGTTTCCTTCCTACTTCTTCGTTACCAATCTTTTGCTGAACTTTGGGTAAAAGGATTTTAGCAAAGAAGATTATGCAAAAAGATTTAGGAGATTACCGAAAATCATATGAAAAAAGCGCCCTTTTGGAGGGTTCTATTTCTGACAATCCAATGGAATTATTTCAGAAATGGTTCTATGAAACCGAAGCAGCGGACGGAGTAGATGAGCCTAATGCAATGACCATTTCTACTATTGGTTTGGATGGCTATCCCAAAAGCAGGGTAGTGCTATTGAAAAAGTTTACCTACGAAGGATTTATCTTTTATACAAACTATAACAGCGAGAAGGGTAAAGCCATTGCTGCTAATCCTAATGTGTGTATTTCTTTCTTTTGGCCTAATATGGAAAGGCAGATTATTATAAAGGGTAAAGCCGAAAAAGTAGCAGAAAATTTATCTGATGGTTATTTTGAGTCACGCCCAGAGGGTAGTAAGTTGGGTGCCTTGGTTTCTCCGCAAAGTTCTGTTATTTCTTCTAGGGAGGTTTTAGAGAATAGTTTGAAGAAATTAGAGGACGAATACGAGAATAAAGAGGTTTTACGGCCAGATAATTGGGGCGGATACATTATTAAACCTCAATCTATGGAGTTCTGGCAGGGAAGACCAAATCGCTTGCATGATCGTATTAGATACGCTTTGATAGATAATTTAGATTGGAAAATGGAACGTTTGGCACCTTGATCGGTTCACTTAGGTCGGATGAAGCGCTATCAAAACATTTTTAAAACTTAAAATTTTGGTTAAATGAAAACATTGATAATGGTCAGGCATGGCAAATCTTCCTGGGATTATTCGGTGAGTGATAAAGATCGGCCGCTTCAGGAAAGAGGGGTGAACGATGCTCTTTTAGTATCCTCGGAATTTAAATCTCAAACCCAAAAAGTAGATGCTATTTTCTCAAGTCCTGCTAATAGGGCGTTACATACCTGTATGATTTTTGTTAGGCAGCTAAACCTACCGTTGTCTTCCGTACAAATAAAAAACGAGTTGTATGATTTTTCGGGAGAATCCGTTTTCGAATTTATATCAAATCTTGATGAATCCTTAGATTCAGTACTGATTTTTGGGCATAATCATGCTTTTACACATGTTGCCAATTCTTTGGGAAATTCCTATATTGACAACGTAACCACCAGTGGGCTGGTACATCTGAATTTCAATGTTGATAATTGGAATTTAGTTGAAAAAGGAACAACCAAACAGACAATTTTCCCGAAAGACCTTAGATAAATGATAAAGACTAAAACTAGATATATAAACAGAGAGATAAGTTGGTTACGTTTTAACGAAAGGGTGCTTCAAGAGTGCGAGGATGAAAACGTTCCGTTAATTGAACGTCTCCGTTTTTTGGGTATTTTTTCTAATAACCTAGATGAGTTCTTTAAGGTCCGGTACGCCACTGTAAAACGTATTTTTGAAGCGGGAAAATCTGGTAAAAGTGTTTTGGGTGGTGAAAAGGCCAAAGATTTACTAGTGGAAATTACCAAGTTCGTTATAGAGCAACAGCGTAAAAGTGTTGAGATACTCAAGAACATTGAAAACGAACTGGAAGAACAAGATATCTACTTGTTGAATGAAAATGAACTTTCTGAAAAGCAAGGAGAGTTCGCCAGAAGCTACTTTAATGAAAAAGTGAGTCCCCAGCTCATGACCATTATCTTAAATGATTTGGCAGAATTTCCTATGTTGAAGGATACAGCTGCTTATTTGGCTGTAAAAATGGTGTTGAAGAGTGATGATCACACTAAACTTACCTATGAGAAAAGAGAGAAAAGATACGCTTTAATTGAGATTCCAAAAGGTATAGATCGTTTTGTGGTACTTCCTAAAGAAGGTAATAAAAATTACATCATTATTTTAGATGATGTAATTAGGTATTGTATGGATAGCGTTTTTCCAATGTTTGATTACAAGTCCATTTCTTCTCATATGATCAAGATTACGCGAGATGCAGAACTTGATATAGATAATGATTTAAGTAAGAGTTTTATTGAGAAAATTTACTCTAGTGTAGAGCACAGAAAAATTAGTGATCCAGTACGTTTTGTCTATGACAAGAATATAGAAGCGGATACGTTAGATTTTCTAAAGGATAAAATGGGAATTGAAGATGCGGATAGTGTTATTCCTGGAGGAAGGTATCATAACAAGAGGGATTACATGAGCTTTCCTAGTTTGGGGAGACAAGATCTAATGTATGATAAGATAGTTCCGCTACCGGTAAAAGGGCTAAGTCTAGAAGGCAGTCTTTTAGAGAAAATAGCGGAGAAAGATTATTTGCAATACACACCATACCAAACGTTTGCCTATGTATTGAAATTCTTACGAGAGGCAGCTCTTGATCCAAAAGTAAAAGCGATTAAAATTACAGTTTATCGTCTTGCTAATGATTCTCAAGTAGCGGCATGTCTTTCAAACGCCGTAAAAAATGGGAAACAGGTAACCTTGCAGATAGAATTACGTGCACGTTTTGATGAGCAGGCTAACATTAGATATGCAGAAGAACTTCAGGCAGAAGGAGTGAAACTTATTTTTGGTGTGCCTGGTCTAAAAGTGCATAGTAAAATATGTATGATTGAGCGGGAAGAGAACGGAATTATAAAACGTTATGGTTTTATAAGTACGGGTAACTTTAACGAATCAACAGCAAAAATTTATACAGATTACACATTGTTCACGGCAAACGAGCCTATTTTAAAAGAATTGAACAAGGTTTTCGATTTCTTTGAAACTACATACAAAATCAACAAGTACAGGCATTTAATAGTGTCTCCGCATTACACTAAATCTTTCTTTCTTAAACTGATTGATAAAGAAATTTTGAATGCTAAGGCGGGTAAGGAGGCTTTCATCAAAATAAAGATGAATAGCTTTACTTCGTACAAGATGATAGATAAATTGTATGAGGCCAGTAACGCCGGTGTTAGGATACAATTGATTGTACGCGGTATTTGTTGTTTGATTCCTGGTATAGAAGGGATGAGCGAAAATATTGAAGCAATCAGTATTGTCGATAAATTTCTAGAACATCCACGCATATTTATTTTCTGTAATGACGGAGATACACGCGTATTTATCTCGTCGGCAGATTTCATGACTCGTAACCTAGAGAATAGGGTAGAGGTAGGTTGTCCTATTTACGATGAAGATGTAAAAAAGGAATTGTTGGATACCTATGAAATCTCTTGGAACGATAATGTTAAAGCCAGGGTTTTCAATGAAGAGCAGGATAATGCATATCGTGTAAACGATAAGCCCAAGTTAAGGTCTCAGTTTGCTACGTATGATTATTATAAAAATAAATTAGACGCCGATACTCCTATCGTAGAGTAAAAATAATTGAAGGTTTCAAGTTTTAGGCATGGATAGTTATCCTGCCTAAAACTTGAAATTCTTATCCGTGAATACTTTCTTTATTTCCTAGATTTTTCATTATTCCAGACTCATAATCCAGTAACTCCTGCCATTTTTTATCTACTTCTGTACGATTTCCGTATTGTCTAGCAAATTGCAAGAACATGGTGTAATGACCCGCTTCACTTACCATAAGCTTGTGGTAGAACTCTGCAAGTTCTTTGTCTTCTAATTCTTCTGAAAGTAATCTAAAGCGCTCACAACTGCGCGCTTCAATTAATGCGGCATACAAAAGACGATGAACCAATTGGGTCGTGCGGCTTCCGCCTTTTGGGAAGAATTTAATCAACTGAAGTACGTATTCGTCCTTTCTGTCACGCCCTAAAGTTTGTCCTCTGTCCGTAATTCGGTCATGTACCATTTTAAAATGGGCCATTTCTTCTCTAGAAAGTGCGATCATCTCCTCTACGAGCTCTGTATATTCCGGAAAACTTATAATTAATGATATGGCTGTGCTTGCTGCTTTTTGCTCACAGTACGCATGGTCCGTTAAAATTTCATCTATGTTTTTCTCAACAATATTCACCCATCTTGGATCAGTTGGTAACTTCAGGCCTAGCATAATTATGTTTTTCGTAAAATTAGCAAGAATAGTTGTAAACTATAACTAGAATTTAGCATCTAATATATCTTGTTTCTCCAAAGAATAATTAGTTTTGTGAATAGTTGTTTTTTATCATGACGAAAGGCACTAAAAATAGGGTTGTTACCACTTGTCAAGAAACCCGAATAACAGATTATGGAATTAACCAAATTAGACCAAGAGCTTCAGTCTTTATTGAATAGGAATTTAGACGCTGCCACAGATTCATGGTTACAATCAAAATTAGAGCAAATCGTTGGCTCAAGTTCTACAAAGGACCTTTATATGACTTATAGCCTCTTGGCTAGTAAAATTGATTCAGACGCAGTTTTGAATCTGAGTTCAGATACGGATGAAGTAACCCAATATTTGCGAACGCAGAATGCCACGACTCTTCAGATAGCTCGGATTTATCTTTTGATAAAGGTATTGAAGGCAGACTCAGATTTCTTTGTACCTAAAGTGGCTAACTTAATTCAGGTTGCAGATACCGGGGAGCTTGAAACTTTTCTAAAGTATCTTGTTCTGTTACCTGATGCCGAAAATTATAAGCAGACTGCAGTAGAAGCATTACGTACGAACATTGCCACAATATTCGAGGCGATAAGCATGCAGAATCCGTATCCGGCAAAATACTTTAATGATCAACAATGGAACCAAATGTTTCTTAAGGCCGCTTTTATGCAGTTAGACCTTTCGACCATTTTAAGTATTGATGAGCGAGCGAATAAGGATTTGACACGTATTATATCTGACTATGCACATGAACGATGGGCAGCGTCACGAGAAATAGAACCATTATTTTGGAGACCTGTAGCCGCATTTTTAGATGAAAATCTGTTGAAAGATATAGAGCGCTTGTTTGCCAGCGAGAATCCTATTGAAAATAAAGTAGCGGCACTATGTTGTTATACTTCTGAAAAGCCTATGGCTAAGGAATTATTGGCAAAGCATCCCGAGTTGAAAGCTCAAGTAGCGAACGAAAATATTACCTGGAAAAATATAAAAGATTAGTATGGAAGATAAAATGATGATAATCGACCCGCATGTACATATGTCATCGCGAACCACAGACGATTATGAAGCTATGGCCGCAGCCGGGGTTGTTGCAATAATAGAACCTTCTTTTTGGTTAGGACAACCAAGAACTCAAGTAGGTTCTTTTCAAGATTATTACAGTAGTTTAGTTGGTTGGGAGCCTTTTAGAGCTAGTCAATTTGGTATTCATCACTATTGTACAATTGGTTTAAACTCTAAGGAGGCAAACAATGAAGCTTTGGCGGAACAGGTTATTGAACTTTTGCCTCTATACGTCCATAAACAGAATGTTGTTGCCATTGGCGAGATAGGTTATGATGACCAAACCCCAGCGGAAGACAAGTATTTCCGTATGCAGCTAGAGATGGCTAAAGAATTGGGTATGGTCGTTCAAGTACACACGCCTCACCGTGATAAAAAAGCAGGTACTTTAAAAAGTATGGAGGTTTGTTTAGAGCATGGTTTGGATCCATCGCAAGTGGTAATTGATCATAATAACGAAGAAACGGTTAAAGACGTTTTGGATAGAGGTTTTATTGCTGCATTTACTATTTACCCAAAAACAAAAATGGGTAACGAACGAATGGTAGAGGTCGTTAAAAAATACGGTAGTGCTAATATTATTGTAGATAGCTCTGCAGATTGGGGTGTTAGTGATCCTTTAGCAGTGCCAAAAACCGCAAACCTTATGCTAAAAAGAGGGATTGCAAGAGAAGACGTTGTTAAAACCTGTTACCAGAATGCGTTAGATATTTTTGGTACAAATGGCAAGATGAAAGAAGAGCACTGGTTGAATCCAAAAGGTATTAACCAAGCCCAACTTTATAATGATAATAGCGTTCTAAGGGGGCAAGAGCCTAGAGTAGATTCTGATCAGATTAAATAATGAATCGCACGTTTCTTGGTTATGCGCGATTGGCAAGACCTGCTAATTTACCCACAGCTGCCGCCGATATTTTGGCAGGTGTGGCTATTGGAGGTGCTTTTATGGGGGGCATTCAAGACGGTTTTATAGAGTCTAGTCTTTTACTAAATATTCTGTACTTAGTATTTTCATCGGTGTTTCTTTATGCCGGCGGGGTTATTCTTAATGATGTCTTTGACTTTGAGCTTGATCAGGTAGAACGTCCTGAGCGACCTATTCCTAGCGGTATAGTTTCGTTCAATTCGGCTGCTCTGTATGGCGGGTTAACCTTAGTTATTGGGGTGTTATTAGCTTTTTTGGTCTCAAGAACTTCTGGTATAGTAGCCGTAGCACTTGCTTTGGCAATTCTTTTATACGATGCAATCGCTAAAAAGTATGATTTTTTTGGTCCGTTAAGTATGGGTTTGTGTAGAGGTATAAATTTGCTGTTGGGCATGTCTATTTTAGGTAATTTCAATTCTTGGTTTATGGCCATTATTCCAATCGTATATATCTTTGCTATTACGCTGATAAGCAGAGGGGAAGTACATGGGAAAAACAAAAATCACATTGTGTTGGCAGGAGTGTTGTACGGCACAGTTATTTTAGCTGTAGCAACTATGGCCTTTTTACATACGGATGCCCTTTTATTTCCGTTATTGTTTTTAGTATTGTTTGCGTTCACGGTTTTTAGACCTTTAATAAAGGCACACTCCGTAAACTCACCAGATAATATTAAAAAAGCTGTTATGGCAGGTGTCATAGCATTAATCTTATTGGATTCATCTATCGCCGTTGCATTTTTCGACTGGTGGTATGGATTAATTATATTGGCATTACTGCCTGTTTCAAAAGGCTTATCTAAAGTGTTTGCCGTTACCTAAGGTCAATTTTTATCGGCCTTCAAAAGATATACGATGTTTAAAACTATAGAGCAAAAATTTGAGGTTTCGTATCAATATGGCCTCCACTTTACCGAAAATTTGTTCGGTACAGAGAATACCTTGTTCAAGGATATTATTAAGGCATATAAAAATGAGCCCGTAAAGCTTCTTTTTGTTGTTGATGATGGGGTAGCTGCTGCTCACCCGGACCTTATTAAAAATATAAAAGCCTACTGTCAACATTACCAAGAGAATCTGGTTCTTATGAAAAGTATGGTGGTGCAAGGTGGTGAAGCTTGCAAGAATGATGAAAGTCAAGTTGAAGATATCCTCAAGGCAGTTAGCGAGTATGCTATTTGTCGCCATTCATTTGTTGTTGTTATCGGTGGAGGCGCTGTAATAGACATGGCAGGATACGCTGCGGCAATAGCACATAGAGGTGTTAAGTTGATTCGTATTCCTACTACGGTACTTTCACAAGATGATTCTGCTGTGGGAGTTAAAAATAGCGTGAATGCCTTTGGCAAGAAGAACTTTATAGGAACTTTTGCCCCTCCATATGCTATTATTAACGATACTGATTTCCTTAAAACGTTGGAACAACGCGATTGGATTTCGGGTATTTCTGAGGCCCTAAAAGTTGCATTGATCAAAGATGTTGTCTTTTTTGAATACGTAGAAAAAAATGCACATTTATTGAGAGATAGAGATATGGAAGCCATGCAGTATACCATTTATAGGTGTGCAGAAATGCATATGCACCATATTGCTCAAGGTGGTGACCCTTTTGAAAGTGGTTCTTCTAGACCATTGGATTTTGGTCATTGGGCAGCACATAAATTGGAATATATGACTAACTACGAGCTTCGTCATGGTGAAGCCGTAGCAAAGGGTATTGTTTTAGATGTAGTCTATGCTCATTTAATTGGTTTGATTAATGAGGCCGATTTAAATCGTGTGGTTCGTGTTTTTCAGAACATCGGTTTCGATTTGAGTTTTCCGTTGGCCACAGAAAAAGAGGTAGATGAATTACT includes:
- the pdxH gene encoding pyridoxamine 5'-phosphate oxidase, with translation MQKDLGDYRKSYEKSALLEGSISDNPMELFQKWFYETEAADGVDEPNAMTISTIGLDGYPKSRVVLLKKFTYEGFIFYTNYNSEKGKAIAANPNVCISFFWPNMERQIIIKGKAEKVAENLSDGYFESRPEGSKLGALVSPQSSVISSREVLENSLKKLEDEYENKEVLRPDNWGGYIIKPQSMEFWQGRPNRLHDRIRYALIDNLDWKMERLAP
- a CDS encoding SixA phosphatase family protein — its product is MKTLIMVRHGKSSWDYSVSDKDRPLQERGVNDALLVSSEFKSQTQKVDAIFSSPANRALHTCMIFVRQLNLPLSSVQIKNELYDFSGESVFEFISNLDESLDSVLIFGHNHAFTHVANSLGNSYIDNVTTSGLVHLNFNVDNWNLVEKGTTKQTIFPKDLR
- the ppk1 gene encoding polyphosphate kinase 1 yields the protein MIKTKTRYINREISWLRFNERVLQECEDENVPLIERLRFLGIFSNNLDEFFKVRYATVKRIFEAGKSGKSVLGGEKAKDLLVEITKFVIEQQRKSVEILKNIENELEEQDIYLLNENELSEKQGEFARSYFNEKVSPQLMTIILNDLAEFPMLKDTAAYLAVKMVLKSDDHTKLTYEKREKRYALIEIPKGIDRFVVLPKEGNKNYIIILDDVIRYCMDSVFPMFDYKSISSHMIKITRDAELDIDNDLSKSFIEKIYSSVEHRKISDPVRFVYDKNIEADTLDFLKDKMGIEDADSVIPGGRYHNKRDYMSFPSLGRQDLMYDKIVPLPVKGLSLEGSLLEKIAEKDYLQYTPYQTFAYVLKFLREAALDPKVKAIKITVYRLANDSQVAACLSNAVKNGKQVTLQIELRARFDEQANIRYAEELQAEGVKLIFGVPGLKVHSKICMIEREENGIIKRYGFISTGNFNESTAKIYTDYTLFTANEPILKELNKVFDFFETTYKINKYRHLIVSPHYTKSFFLKLIDKEILNAKAGKEAFIKIKMNSFTSYKMIDKLYEASNAGVRIQLIVRGICCLIPGIEGMSENIEAISIVDKFLEHPRIFIFCNDGDTRVFISSADFMTRNLENRVEVGCPIYDEDVKKELLDTYEISWNDNVKARVFNEEQDNAYRVNDKPKLRSQFATYDYYKNKLDADTPIVE
- the miaE gene encoding tRNA-(ms[2]io[6]A)-hydroxylase, with the translated sequence MLGLKLPTDPRWVNIVEKNIDEILTDHAYCEQKAASTAISLIISFPEYTELVEEMIALSREEMAHFKMVHDRITDRGQTLGRDRKDEYVLQLIKFFPKGGSRTTQLVHRLLYAALIEARSCERFRLLSEELEDKELAEFYHKLMVSEAGHYTMFLQFARQYGNRTEVDKKWQELLDYESGIMKNLGNKESIHG
- a CDS encoding EboA domain-containing protein; this encodes MELTKLDQELQSLLNRNLDAATDSWLQSKLEQIVGSSSTKDLYMTYSLLASKIDSDAVLNLSSDTDEVTQYLRTQNATTLQIARIYLLIKVLKADSDFFVPKVANLIQVADTGELETFLKYLVLLPDAENYKQTAVEALRTNIATIFEAISMQNPYPAKYFNDQQWNQMFLKAAFMQLDLSTILSIDERANKDLTRIISDYAHERWAASREIEPLFWRPVAAFLDENLLKDIERLFASENPIENKVAALCCYTSEKPMAKELLAKHPELKAQVANENITWKNIKD
- a CDS encoding TatD family hydrolase, coding for MEDKMMIIDPHVHMSSRTTDDYEAMAAAGVVAIIEPSFWLGQPRTQVGSFQDYYSSLVGWEPFRASQFGIHHYCTIGLNSKEANNEALAEQVIELLPLYVHKQNVVAIGEIGYDDQTPAEDKYFRMQLEMAKELGMVVQVHTPHRDKKAGTLKSMEVCLEHGLDPSQVVIDHNNEETVKDVLDRGFIAAFTIYPKTKMGNERMVEVVKKYGSANIIVDSSADWGVSDPLAVPKTANLMLKRGIAREDVVKTCYQNALDIFGTNGKMKEEHWLNPKGINQAQLYNDNSVLRGQEPRVDSDQIK
- the eboC gene encoding UbiA-like protein EboC (EboC, a homolog the polyprenyltransferase UbiA, belongs to system of proteins involved in the trafficking of precursor metabolites to an extracytoplasmic compartment so that the biosynthesis of certain natural products, such as scytonemin, can be completed.), whose protein sequence is MNRTFLGYARLARPANLPTAAADILAGVAIGGAFMGGIQDGFIESSLLLNILYLVFSSVFLYAGGVILNDVFDFELDQVERPERPIPSGIVSFNSAALYGGLTLVIGVLLAFLVSRTSGIVAVALALAILLYDAIAKKYDFFGPLSMGLCRGINLLLGMSILGNFNSWFMAIIPIVYIFAITLISRGEVHGKNKNHIVLAGVLYGTVILAVATMAFLHTDALLFPLLFLVLFAFTVFRPLIKAHSVNSPDNIKKAVMAGVIALILLDSSIAVAFFDWWYGLIILALLPVSKGLSKVFAVT
- a CDS encoding 3-dehydroquinate synthase, translating into MFKTIEQKFEVSYQYGLHFTENLFGTENTLFKDIIKAYKNEPVKLLFVVDDGVAAAHPDLIKNIKAYCQHYQENLVLMKSMVVQGGEACKNDESQVEDILKAVSEYAICRHSFVVVIGGGAVIDMAGYAAAIAHRGVKLIRIPTTVLSQDDSAVGVKNSVNAFGKKNFIGTFAPPYAIINDTDFLKTLEQRDWISGISEALKVALIKDVVFFEYVEKNAHLLRDRDMEAMQYTIYRCAEMHMHHIAQGGDPFESGSSRPLDFGHWAAHKLEYMTNYELRHGEAVAKGIVLDVVYAHLIGLINEADLNRVVRVFQNIGFDLSFPLATEKEVDELLNGIEEFREHLGGELTITLISDIGVKHDVHEIDLQIMKKALDLVNEISKLKVE